In a genomic window of Aestuariirhabdus haliotis:
- a CDS encoding PA3496 family putative envelope integrity protein, producing MQNGNIKKNSKRNNTRSPKEKNAARSLFVRRAIEDHFENKRLDTMIGNSYWGEM from the coding sequence ATGCAGAACGGAAACATTAAGAAGAACAGTAAGCGGAACAACACCAGATCCCCAAAAGAGAAGAATGCGGCGCGTTCACTCTTTGTTCGCAGGGCCATTGAAGACCATTTTGAAAACAAACGCCTCGATACTATGATCGGAAACTCCTATTGGGGTGAGATGTAA
- the cls gene encoding cardiolipin synthase: MDNELTFYGSALALLYLVVSLALAVRIVIRRRPVGVSLAWLLLLFLLPIVGIVLYLLIGEHRLGEKRLVRGAKLLPAYLRWAEQMSDSHPEPLPDIDPCYRSVYRLAQHSLRIPTLCNNQVELIHSSQDIFQAIIADIESAQHFCHLQFYIWSEGGEADRVAEALIAARQRGVECRILLDSVGSSKFLRGIWPKRLNTHGVEVRATLPVGAMRFFLERIDLRNHRKVVVIDDRIGYTGSMNLVDPRYFKQDEGVGQWVDAMARLNGPAVHALNSVFLWDWYLETGQSVDVFGEYSHLQLPESHSDGRGILVVPSGPDDTRALIHQLLLAALYSAQEHLVLTTPYFIPDEALLTALKSAANRGVQVQLILPRRVDSRMVKHASRSYFFELMRAGVEIWEFDGGLLHTKSVLVDRQIAIFGTVNLDMRSVWLNFEVSLIAFDREFGQALDALQQNYLKKSARLVPEVWNQRPLARRLTENLFQLMSPLL; this comes from the coding sequence GTGGATAACGAACTCACCTTTTATGGATCAGCCCTGGCGCTGCTGTACCTGGTGGTTTCCTTGGCGCTGGCCGTTCGCATCGTGATACGACGACGCCCGGTCGGTGTCTCACTGGCCTGGTTATTATTGCTGTTCCTGCTACCCATCGTCGGCATCGTTCTTTACCTGCTAATCGGGGAGCACCGCCTGGGTGAAAAGCGTCTGGTACGCGGCGCCAAACTATTACCCGCATACCTGCGCTGGGCGGAACAGATGAGCGACTCTCATCCCGAACCACTGCCCGATATCGATCCCTGCTATCGCAGCGTTTACCGGCTGGCCCAACATTCTTTGCGTATCCCCACTCTGTGCAACAACCAGGTTGAGTTAATTCACAGCTCCCAGGATATTTTCCAAGCCATCATTGCCGATATTGAAAGCGCGCAGCATTTTTGTCATTTGCAGTTTTATATCTGGTCCGAGGGTGGCGAAGCTGATCGGGTGGCCGAGGCGCTGATAGCCGCCCGCCAACGAGGGGTAGAATGCCGCATTTTGTTGGACTCGGTAGGCAGCTCAAAATTTCTCAGGGGGATCTGGCCTAAACGATTGAATACCCATGGTGTCGAAGTCCGGGCAACCTTGCCGGTCGGCGCCATGCGTTTTTTTCTGGAACGCATTGATCTGAGAAACCACCGTAAAGTCGTGGTGATTGATGACCGCATTGGTTACACCGGCAGCATGAACCTGGTTGACCCGCGCTACTTCAAGCAGGATGAAGGGGTTGGTCAATGGGTTGATGCCATGGCACGCCTGAACGGGCCGGCTGTACACGCTCTGAATTCCGTTTTTCTATGGGACTGGTATCTGGAAACGGGTCAGTCCGTGGACGTGTTCGGCGAATACAGCCACCTGCAACTACCGGAAAGCCATAGCGACGGTCGCGGTATCCTGGTAGTACCATCCGGCCCCGATGATACCAGGGCCCTGATCCACCAGTTGTTGCTCGCGGCACTTTACAGTGCCCAAGAGCATCTGGTGCTGACTACCCCCTATTTTATCCCTGATGAAGCCTTGCTTACGGCACTCAAATCAGCCGCCAATCGGGGCGTGCAAGTCCAGTTGATTTTGCCTCGACGGGTCGATTCACGCATGGTGAAACATGCGAGTCGTTCTTACTTTTTTGAGCTGATGCGAGCGGGTGTCGAAATTTGGGAGTTTGATGGCGGGCTATTGCACACCAAGAGTGTTCTGGTTGATCGCCAGATTGCTATTTTTGGCACGGTTAATCTGGATATGCGCAGCGTCTGGCTCAACTTCGAGGTATCCCTGATCGCCTTTGACCGTGAATTTGGCCAAGCCCTGGATGCCTTGCAGCAAAATTATCTGAAGAAAAGTGCTCGACTGGTACCAGAAGTCTGGAATCAACGCCCACTGGCACGCCGACTCACGGAAAATCTGTTTCAGTTGATGAGCCCGCTATTGTAG